In Choloepus didactylus isolate mChoDid1 chromosome X, mChoDid1.pri, whole genome shotgun sequence, a genomic segment contains:
- the LOC119523542 gene encoding signal transducer CD24-like: MGKAMVARLGLGLLLLALLLPTQIYSNQTTARTLSSNSTQSTSAAPSTTNVTTPGGGALQSTASLLVISLSLLHLYC, from the coding sequence ATGGGCAAAGCGATGGTGGCCAGGCTCGGACTGGGGCTGCTGCTTCTGGCGCTGCTCTTACCCACGCAGATTTATTCAAATCAAACAACTGCCAGAACACTTTCAAGTAACTCCACCCAGAGTACCTCGGCTGCCCCAAGTACAACTAATGTCACCACCCCAGGAGGTGGTGCCCTGCAGTCTACAGCCAGCCTCCTCGTGATCTCACTCTCCCTTTTACATCTTTACTGCTAA